A region of Rhinoraja longicauda isolate Sanriku21f chromosome 1, sRhiLon1.1, whole genome shotgun sequence DNA encodes the following proteins:
- the usp38 gene encoding ubiquitin carboxyl-terminal hydrolase 38 isoform X3, which produces MIDWLSWPLAQHVETWVIALLKGLASVQKFTILIDVTLLKIEQVFHRLWYPIVRPGALVVLSHMLLSFQHSPEAFHLIVPHIIKLVHVLKDETSSPSEIFLVQLTKLVHCMMYQYSGFPDLYEPVLEAIKDLPKPSEEKMKLTLNQSAWTSHSNSLASCLSRLSGKSETGKTGLINLGNTCYMNSVIQALFMATDFRRSVLSLNLNGSRPLMRKLQLLFAFLAHTQRAAYAPQSFFEESRPPWFTPGSQQDCSEYLRFLLDRLHEEEKTCRMVCENSPPTSESFAFDCSSGGHPEEISSLTESNLARVDGKTLIEKMFGGKLQTTIHCLNCKSTSQKQEAFTDLPLAFPPCLEDMVEAGSTQLFVPAEYESTMPACCTAVISDTIHTEPPVVHDLQVEEIGHRSETEDEMLQTFPLQPINSMDSSRLPIQSDKLVTVHSNKSIDQNDKTKSVPNLINYFLAPEILNGENKYYCENCASLQNAQKVMQVVDEPEYLILTLLRFSYDSKSHVRRKILDDVTLPLILQLPVEKKIPKSLAISQSLLSDSPENLPKKLKASGSVDSSDSQSVSYHLCSIVVHSGMSSESGHYYCYARNTGSGSIGQLCYKTDLAGLSSPSYMTDNDNSSTSVIWHEPNCKETSKEWFLFNDSRVTFTSFQSVQNITSRFPKDTAYVLFYRKQDANDAIYPSTVNGLWVNGDPPLQKELMDAITRDNKLYLQEQELNARTRALQASSTCSFRPHSFDDSDPPGSCGPSGGGGGGSGGFNTISRLVF; this is translated from the exons GTATTTCATCGACTTTGGTATCCTATCGTGCGGCCTGGAGCTTTAGTGGTGCTTTCCCACATGCTGCTCAGCTTTCAACATTCTCCAGAAGCCTTTCATTTA ATTGTTCCTCACATCATAAAACTGGTTCATGTTTTGAAAGATGAAACTTCATCCCCCAGTGAAATTTTCCTTGTGCAATTGACTAAATTGGTGCATTGTATGATGTATCAGTACTCTGGGTTCCCTGATTTGTATGAACCTGTTCTTGAGGCCATTAAG GATTTGCCAAAACCGTCTGAAGAAAAAATGAAGCTCACGCTTAATCAAAGTGCCTGGACGTCGCACTCAAATTCTTTGGCATCTTGTTTGTCAAGGCTCTCTGGAAAATCTGAAACAGGAAAAACTGGGTTAATAAACCTGGGCAATACATGCTATATGAATAGTGTCATTCAAGCATTATTTATGGCCACAGA TTTCAGGAGATCTGTTTTATCACTTAATCTAAATGGATCCCGACCTTTGATGAGAAAGCTGCAACTTCTATTTGCATTCTTGGCACACACTCAG CGGGCTGCATATGCTCCACAGAGTTTCTTTGAAGAATCAAGACCACCATGGTTCACCCCTGGGTCCCAGCAAGATTGTTCCGAATACCTCAGGTTCCTTTTGGATAG GTTACACGAAGAAGAAAAGACATGCAGAATGGTCTGTGAGAATTCCCCACCAACCAGTGAAAGTTTTGCATTTGACTGTAGCTCTGGAGGGCATCCTGAAGAAATATCATCTCTCACTGAATCAAATCTGGCAAGAGTGGATGGAAAAACACTTATAGAAAAAATGTTTGGAGGCAAACTGCAGACTACAATACACTGTCTAAACTGTAAAAGCACCTCTCAGAAACAAGAGGCTTTCACTGACCTTCCATTGGCCTTTCCTCCATGCCTTGAAGACATGGTAGAAGCTGGATCAACACAGTTGTTTGTTCCAGCAGAGTATGAAAGCACAATGCCTGCATGTTGTACTGCAGTAATCTCCGACACTATTCATACTGAACCTCCTGTCGTTCATGACCTTCAGGTGGAAGAAATTGGACATAGATCAGAGACAGAGGATGAAATGCTTCAAACATTTCCACTACAGCCCATTAATTCTATGGATTCTTCCAGGCTGCCAATACAATCTGATAAACTAGTCACAGTTCACAGCAATAAATCTATTGACCAGAATGATAAAACAAAGTCTGTCCCTAATCTAATAAACTACTTTTTGGCCCCAGAGATTCTCAATGGAGAGAACAAATATTACTGTGAAAATTGTGCCTCGTTGCAGAACGCACAGAAGGTGATGCAGGTAGTCGATGAACCTGAATACCTCATTCTCACTCTCCTACGATTTTCATATGATTCAAAAAGTCATGTAAGGCGGAAAATCCTGGATGATGTGACACTTCCTCTCATTTTACAGTTGCCAGTTGAAAAGAAAATTCCAAAATCACTTGCAATCAGCCAATCATTGTTATCTGACTCGCCTGAGAACCTGCCTAAAAAATTGAAGGCTTCTGGTTCAGTAGATTCAAGTGATTCGCAGTCAGTATCTTACCATCTTTGCTCGATCGTCGTGCATTCTGGTATGTCATCTGAGAGTGGGCACTATTACTGCTATGCCAGAAACACTGGTTCGGGATCCATAGGTCAATTGTGTTATAAGACTGACCTTGCCGGTTTGTCCTCTCCAAGTTATATGACAGATAATGACAATTCCAGTACGTCAGTTATTTGGCATGAACCAAACTGCAAAGAGACATCAAAGGAATGGTTTCTGTTCAATGACAGCAGAGTGACCTTCACGTCCTTTCAATCTGTTCAGAACATTACGAGCAGGTTTCCTAAGGACACAGCATATGTCTTGTTTTATAGGAAGCAGGATGCTAATGATGCCATATACCCAAGCACAGTAAATGGACTGTGGGTGAATGGAGACCCACCTCTGCAGAAAGAACTCATGGACGCCATTACAAGAGACAACAAGCTTTATCTACAG GAACAAGAGTTAAATGCTCGTACCAGAGCATTGCAGGCGTCCTCTACATGTTCATTTCGTCCACATAGTTTTGATGACAGTGACCCACCAGGGAGTTGTGGCCCAagtggaggtggtgggggaggaaGCGGTGGGTTTAATACTATTAGCCGTCTTGTCTTCTGA